The genomic segment GTTACATACAAAGAGCAGCATCTAGCACTCTGTATTTCTCATTTTCACATGCGCAGCCTAATGAGTTATCCAGCCCTGAGAACAACAGTACACAAAACCAACCAGTCTTTGATATTTAGGTTTTGATTATGGATTTGCTGCCGTAGTGTACCGCTTCAGAATACTGAGCTTATTGCGTATGAATGACGTGGGCTTTGTGAAGGAGTATCTGCTTGGTCACATTCCTTAGCTGAGTGTCTTTGTGATGCTTTGCTGTCATGTGTGTTTATGCTCTTTGAagttctctctatttttttttttttgtggacagACAAAGGTCATAAGCATCAATGCCTCACCCTTTGCTTATTCTATTACATACATACTTTTTCTCCAGTGACATTTATGACTTTGTTAGACTGCTGGTCTCAAATCTTAACCCTGTGCCTCTCCCCATCTCCAGCAAACAGAGGCATAATAAGTTGTGGCGATCTCACTCAGACAGTGATCTAACCGAGCAGCAGGAACTTGTGTGTAAGAGCGCACCTACGCTGGGCCGTTCTGACCCACACAACCAGCAACACAAGCCCAATGGCACGTGCTCTGTAAATAACGGGCCCCAGACAATCAACAGCTCACAGCCTGGAACAGAAAACACCCACACCGAGACATCTACACACCCTACCAGTCAGAAAAACTCAGAGCGGCCATGCGAGGACCCCTTGCTCCCAACTCTCCCGCGTGCATGTGCAGCCACTGTAGTGCCTGAGCCCAAAATGGCAGAAAGCCGCTGTCTCAAAGTGGCAGTGACGGAGCCCGTCGCTCGCCCTCAGCCTCCACCTTCCCTTCATGCCCTTCCTCGCTCCCCATCTACCTCTTTCCATGGAAACAAGTCAACAGCTGTGCCTGAGCCAAAAATAAACTCTGATAAGCTGCCCCTGGATGTACCCGATTCTTCTGGGACCCCGAACATAGCATTGTGCTTGGATACTGTGAGTAGTCTTACTGAAACAGGAGCCGATTTAGCATCTTCAAGGACTCCCATGGCTATTAGTCCTTGTGAAGTTCCTCTTGAGTCGAGCTGTTCCACTAGCAGTAGGTCAGAGAGCTGCAGTAGCGGTGCGACAGATCAGAGGACGGGCAGCTCTACCAGCCTCACCACAGATAGCATTGACTTCTTCAGTGCTAGAGAGAAGTTCCTGGGCTTGTCTCGGGATGACCAGACCAACTCACTTCATGAAGCAGTGACGCCCCGCACGGCTCAATCCCAAAGCCCCAGCCTATGCCTGGAGGAATCGAACCCAGCGGCAACCAAGGAGGTGAAAGCATcatcacacacagcacacagacaGATTGTGTTGGTTTGCTAAATTTGATCTGCGATATTTTCAACGGTTTATGATAAATCACGTTAAAAGGAATACTTGAGCGTTAACCTAACCTACTGTGTCTgtagcatatgtatatatgtatgtgcaaGTACAGTGGACAAGtatttcatttttctctgtGCTTAGGAAATAAACGATAGCCCATTGACTTGAACCTCACTTATTATGAAATCCTGAACTCTATTTGTCGgaattttgtgaaataaaattttaaaatgcatgacAACAGAATGCAAATTCATGACTGCAGTGGTTACACTGATAAAAAATGGGTGGATAACGGACGAGACATGAATGGTTTATCAAGTGCTGCTGATATTTTACAACTTCTAAATACtggaaaatacattaaaaagtaaattcATTTAGACTGTCTTTGAGTAAAATATTCATGAAGGTCTTCTCCAAAATGTACTGTTTAAAACAGCTCAACAGCTGCTCTCAGGCTCCCATTCAAATTTtgtttaaccctcctattaggTTATGGGTCAAtatgacccatttccacatttgagatttctggttaatctctctttttctctttaaaatgtttttacgttcctcatttagggtcatgaacttgtatgcaaatatttcttatgGCTTGTCTTGGACTGTGGAATTTAAAcagtggaagtcattttgacccacaacataatggatgtaaaccaacccccccccccaaataatgGAAGGGTTAAAcaggttttttgggggttttccaGTACAGGGAAAGTATGGAAAGCTCTGTATATAGAATTATGGCATTCAATATCCTATTAATGTGGAGTAATTGAAACTATCCTGTTTTCTTCGATTAAGTGAAGTGCAGTAGAAACACTttaatatctctctctttctctatatctctctctctctcaggattcCTCCTCTTATTCAGAAAGCTCCTGTGAAACTGAAGCCCCTCCCCCAGCAGAACCTGACCTCATTCTCAGTGATAACAGCGTATCGGTGCGACACATTGTGTCTGAACTGGAGTCTGTTTCTTCCCCACAGCCTCCATCTCACATCCCTGAGCAACCCACACTCCAGGAGCAGCATGTGGAGAAAGAGGTAGAACAGAAACCGGAGAGACCTTCACTTCCTCCTTCcacctccactcctccatgtgAGCAGCCAGACCGGGAGATCCCCCGCTCTCACCCTTCTCCTCCTCACTCGGCAGGCACGGACAATGCAGACTCTCAGCAGCTTTCTTCTCCACCAGGAGGCACTGATTCGATCAAGACAGAAGCAGAAGAGCACGATGGAGAGGAGGCAAGACCACTGGACGATGATGACTCTGGTATAATCCCAGACCCATCTACCTGCACGGTGGCTGTGTGCTCAAGTCTGGATCCCAGCTCCTCCTCGTCTTCCCTGCTGTGGCTGGAAAGTGATGCTGAGGATGTGACGACAAAGCCACACGACTTGCACAAGATCCAGGAGACACTGCGGGAGCTGCAGGCCTTCCTGTACGAGGCTGGAGGGACGGAGGCACGCTTCAACTACCGCCCGCAGCTGGAGAACACGCACGGCTCCATGGAATCACAGCCTCGGACACCGGCCATGTGGCAGAAAGCCATGGAGATGGAGGCGCGGATCAGGCAGGCTGGTCTCACTCCACCCTCATTTATGAAACGCTCAGCCTCGCTGGCCAAACTTGACCAGCTTGAACTGTCCACGCACGACCTGAATGACTGGGACTTCCGATCCGAGCTGCCTTCGtctccctcctcctcgtcctcttcACGTTCGCTCTCCAGTAGCCATGATGAGGTCCATAAGAAGCAGCGCGTTCTACCTCAGACCCTCTCAGAGGCCAACAGAACTGAAAGCTCCTTCCACACTTCATTTTCCTGCCCGCAGCACAAGCAAGGCAGCAGCACGGGACAGCCCACAGACACCTCGGCCCTGCCCACTGTCTCTGTGTGcacatggcagcagcagcacacaAAGCCACACCCTACACGCCGGCCACGCAAAGCAGTGGACAAGAAAAAGACaattactgtactgtacaataCCATGTGACCCGTAATGAACCGTCACGGCAGGGATATGTGTGCCATAGAGGTGCTCTGTTATTAACTTTTGGATTCATGAGATCCATCTGTAAGCTAAACCTATGAGTGTATGCTACTGTATTTGATATGTAATATGACTGTATGCAAAAATCTGCCCCTTTCAAATATTACTGCAAATAAAGGGGCTTGTTTCTCAAAACATGCACTTTACtaacttgtttttatttgtaatattattattgtttttctccttttttaaatttggtTTTATTCCAGGAtttctgtggggttttttttttgtttgttttttttgcactgatTATGAAAAGTAGcctatctgtgtgtatgtagctgtgtgtgttgattGGAAAATGGAGgcaatataaaaaatttttttaaatcctgtggctattaaataaataaacatacacttttttattttatttttttttaaagctgtgttAATTATTTCCCCACACACTAAACTTGTACACTTTCAGTGACTGTGTTAAGCACATGGGGTCTTGAGAGGTGTAATGCCGGTTTTCTTGTAGCATGTTGCCCAGCGCCGCTTTGTGGACAGAAGTGAAACAGCGGATGATGTAATACTCTTGCGTTTAGCAGTGACTGATGTGTTTAGCTCTGCTTTAGTATTGGCCTTGCAGCACTGCAAACACTCTACAAGTCtagttctgtctgtgtgtttaagtACAGCATTGAGTACTAGAGGGTTTTACTCAGGGGTGGCTTTATAATGGTGGAATAGGATTCAGTCTTAAAATCTTTTGAGTAGAATTGGGGCATTTTGTGATCTCTTCTGAGTTGAAGAGGCTTTAACGAGACACTTTGGTGTTGCCAGGTATACAGTTTCCTGCATTGGACTGCTTTTGCACTTTTACCAAAGTATGTGTGAGTCAACAAACTAATCTGGTCACATGAGGGGTCTTCTCTCATAGGCACCTCctgttctctctcactgttAACTGTGTATACATTATGGTCTGTATCGGTGAACTGGGACATCTGTTCAGCACATCTGTAATAATACTACAACACAAGAGGAGTAGGAGGACTACATAACTAATTATACTTTTCTACTGGTCTTATTACGAACCATTAGACTGGTTTTGAATAGGCATTGGGTGCAGTTCTGGTAAACCTGACCTTAGCCAATGTAAAAagtattttcagttgaaaacCTAAATCTAAAATTGATAAATAGGTAAACGTGATCTTGTCTGGgtgtggttttatttacttAGGAAAGTGATTACATATCATCTATAATGATTTATGCAGTACCAACTTGAAGTGTAGCTAATCCTCTGGTTAATATTCACTCCATTAGTGGCAGCATAACATCATAGGCTGATTAATATAacatattacagtataatataaaatgcacaacATAAAGTCATTAAAATGTTCATGCAGTTAAGTAAATTTGACAGTCTTACTGTGGCTCTAGCATATCCTGCATTCAAtcactttatcctagtcagggtcacagtggctctggagcctatcctgagaATACAACCTGGATCATTACAGAGGACACACATTCCCCATTTACTCTGTTTGTATATGTATCATACTGTACTagttactttatttaaatagtaGTCTGGATTTTGTTCCCCCAGTTACATTTGTCTTGCGGCCTGGACTTAAGTACCTCTGatgatgtaaaataataataataatttctctgGAGCTGAACCAACACTAACAGTTTTATTGCCTGGTTTGATTGGCTTAACTGCAGTGGTCACGAAATACAAAAAATGCCACAGGCATTGAATACATTTAAAGTTGTGGTTGTGTTTTAGGAGTGTATATATAGCAGACGCCAAGTTAAACAAGCACACTAATTCCAGCAGCATATAAAATAGCTTATTACCAGCTGAGAGCAGGAACAAGGAAACTTCGCTC from the Ictalurus furcatus strain D&B chromosome 17, Billie_1.0, whole genome shotgun sequence genome contains:
- the ssh2a gene encoding protein phosphatase Slingshot homolog 2 isoform X2, which codes for MALVTVQRSPTPSTTSSPCISEAGSGEDDRHSHPRSISENFLTVKGAALFLPCGNGSSPSSVPRITQRRNKHTGDLQQHLQTMFTLLRPEDTIRLAVRLESAYPQCTRYMVVVSTIGRQDTEESVVLGMDFTNPDRNQCTVGLVLPLWSDTLIHLDGDGGFSVSTANRVHIFKPVSVQAMWSALQSLHKACEVARCHNYYPGSLFLTWVTYYQTHMSSEQHCINEWNAMQDVQSYRSDSPVLFTDLPTERERTERLIKTRLREIMMQKDLENVTSKEIRSELEMQMVCNLREFKEFIDNEMIVILGQMDSPTEIFDHVYLGSEWNASNLDELQSSGVRYILNVTREIDNFFPGLFEYHNIRVYDEEATNLLEYWNDTYKFISKAKKAGVKCLVHCKMGVSRSASTVIAYAMKEYGWDLDRAYEHVKERRAVTKPNPSFMKQLEEYQGILLASKQRHNKLWRSHSDSDLTEQQELVCKSAPTLGRSDPHNQQHKPNGTCSVNNGPQTINSSQPGTENTHTETSTHPTSQKNSERPCEDPLLPTLPRACAATVVPEPKMAESRCLKVAVTEPVARPQPPPSLHALPRSPSTSFHGNKSTAVPEPKINSDKLPLDVPDSSGTPNIALCLDTVSSLTETGADLASSRTPMAISPCEVPLESSCSTSSRSESCSSGATDQRTGSSTSLTTDSIDFFSAREKFLGLSRDDQTNSLHEAVTPRTAQSQSPSLCLEESNPAATKEDSSSYSESSCETEAPPPAEPDLILSDNSVSVRHIVSELESVSSPQPPSHIPEQPTLQEQHVEKEVEQKPERPSLPPSTSTPPCEQPDREIPRSHPSPPHSAGTDNADSQQLSSPPGGTDSIKTEAEEHDGEEARPLDDDDSGIIPDPSTCTVAVCSSLDPSSSSSSLLWLESDAEDVTTKPHDLHKIQETLRELQAFLYEAGGTEARFNYRPQLENTHGSMESQPRTPAMWQKAMEMEARIRQAGLTPPSFMKRSASLAKLDQLELSTHDLNDWDFRSELPSSPSSSSSSRSLSSSHDEVHKKQRVLPQTLSEANRTESSFHTSFSCPQHKQGSSTGQPTDTSALPTVSVCTWQQQHTKPHPTRRPRKAVDKKKTITVLYNTM
- the ssh2a gene encoding protein phosphatase Slingshot homolog 2 isoform X3 gives rise to the protein MTPRGNRPVPESSAAAAVCSRCAAKIMPYFRDNAVASHNQINQLISENFLTVKGAALFLPCGNGSSPSSVPRITQRRNKHTGDLQQHLQTMFTLLRPEDTIRLAVRLESAYPQCTRYMVVVSTIGRQDTEESVVLGMDFTNPDRNQCTVGLVLPLWSDTLIHLDGDGGFSVSTANRVHIFKPVSVQAMWSALQSLHKACEVARCHNYYPGSLFLTWVTYYQTHMSSEQHCINEWNAMQDVQSYRSDSPVLFTDLPTERERTERLIKTRLREIMMQKDLENVTSKEIRSELEMQMVCNLREFKEFIDNEMIVILGQMDSPTEIFDHVYLGSEWNASNLDELQSSGVRYILNVTREIDNFFPGLFEYHNIRVYDEEATNLLEYWNDTYKFISKAKKAGVKCLVHCKMGVSRSASTVIAYAMKEYGWDLDRAYEHVKERRAVTKPNPSFMKQLEEYQGILLASKQRHNKLWRSHSDSDLTEQQELVCKSAPTLGRSDPHNQQHKPNGTCSVNNGPQTINSSQPGTENTHTETSTHPTSQKNSERPCEDPLLPTLPRACAATVVPEPKMAESRCLKVAVTEPVARPQPPPSLHALPRSPSTSFHGNKSTAVPEPKINSDKLPLDVPDSSGTPNIALCLDTVSSLTETGADLASSRTPMAISPCEVPLESSCSTSSRSESCSSGATDQRTGSSTSLTTDSIDFFSAREKFLGLSRDDQTNSLHEAVTPRTAQSQSPSLCLEESNPAATKEPPSHIPEQPTLQEQHVEKEVEQKPERPSLPPSTSTPPCEQPDREIPRSHPSPPHSAGTDNADSQQLSSPPGGTDSIKTEAEEHDGEEARPLDDDDSGIIPDPSTCTVAVCSSLDPSSSSSSLLWLESDAEDVTTKPHDLHKIQETLRELQAFLYEAGGTEARFNYRPQLENTHGSMESQPRTPAMWQKAMEMEARIRQAGLTPPSFMKRSASLAKLDQLELSTHDLNDWDFRSELPSSPSSSSSSRSLSSSHDEVHKKQRVLPQTLSEANRTESSFHTSFSCPQHKQGSSTGQPTDTSALPTVSVCTWQQQHTKPHPTRRPRKAVDKKKTITVLYNTM
- the ssh2a gene encoding protein phosphatase Slingshot homolog 2 isoform X1, translating into MTPRGNRPVPESSAAAAVCSRCAAKIMPYFRDNAVASHNQINQLISENFLTVKGAALFLPCGNGSSPSSVPRITQRRNKHTGDLQQHLQTMFTLLRPEDTIRLAVRLESAYPQCTRYMVVVSTIGRQDTEESVVLGMDFTNPDRNQCTVGLVLPLWSDTLIHLDGDGGFSVSTANRVHIFKPVSVQAMWSALQSLHKACEVARCHNYYPGSLFLTWVTYYQTHMSSEQHCINEWNAMQDVQSYRSDSPVLFTDLPTERERTERLIKTRLREIMMQKDLENVTSKEIRSELEMQMVCNLREFKEFIDNEMIVILGQMDSPTEIFDHVYLGSEWNASNLDELQSSGVRYILNVTREIDNFFPGLFEYHNIRVYDEEATNLLEYWNDTYKFISKAKKAGVKCLVHCKMGVSRSASTVIAYAMKEYGWDLDRAYEHVKERRAVTKPNPSFMKQLEEYQGILLASKQRHNKLWRSHSDSDLTEQQELVCKSAPTLGRSDPHNQQHKPNGTCSVNNGPQTINSSQPGTENTHTETSTHPTSQKNSERPCEDPLLPTLPRACAATVVPEPKMAESRCLKVAVTEPVARPQPPPSLHALPRSPSTSFHGNKSTAVPEPKINSDKLPLDVPDSSGTPNIALCLDTVSSLTETGADLASSRTPMAISPCEVPLESSCSTSSRSESCSSGATDQRTGSSTSLTTDSIDFFSAREKFLGLSRDDQTNSLHEAVTPRTAQSQSPSLCLEESNPAATKEDSSSYSESSCETEAPPPAEPDLILSDNSVSVRHIVSELESVSSPQPPSHIPEQPTLQEQHVEKEVEQKPERPSLPPSTSTPPCEQPDREIPRSHPSPPHSAGTDNADSQQLSSPPGGTDSIKTEAEEHDGEEARPLDDDDSGIIPDPSTCTVAVCSSLDPSSSSSSLLWLESDAEDVTTKPHDLHKIQETLRELQAFLYEAGGTEARFNYRPQLENTHGSMESQPRTPAMWQKAMEMEARIRQAGLTPPSFMKRSASLAKLDQLELSTHDLNDWDFRSELPSSPSSSSSSRSLSSSHDEVHKKQRVLPQTLSEANRTESSFHTSFSCPQHKQGSSTGQPTDTSALPTVSVCTWQQQHTKPHPTRRPRKAVDKKKTITVLYNTM